Proteins from one Marinobacter alexandrii genomic window:
- a CDS encoding PLD nuclease N-terminal domain-containing protein has protein sequence MSNWTYLAVFAAAIAVYSMINILMASFSINKKMVWFAIVALIPILGPLVYLFSKTAIEANSKEAKD, from the coding sequence ATGAGTAACTGGACATATTTGGCTGTTTTTGCCGCTGCAATTGCTGTTTATTCGATGATAAACATTCTTATGGCAAGTTTTTCTATTAATAAAAAGATGGTATGGTTTGCCATTGTTGCCCTGATTCCTATTCTGGGACCTTTGGTATATCTTTTCAGTAAGACTGCTATCGAAGCTAATTCAAAGGAAGCGAAAGACTAA
- a CDS encoding response regulator: MNKYQILVIEDQEDVRENIVELLELSNYQVTSAPNGKEGVKSALASPPHLILCDIMMPEMDGYEVLYLISKNPMTASLPFIFLTAKAEKSDFRKGMNMGADDYITKPFEEMELLGAIERRLKKYDELSKVSEVDELIQQAAKYQNIEELEEKRKSQVFKKKETIYREGDLGSFVYKIKKGKVKTYRINEDGKEFIHDVKKQGDFLGERAMIQDTARTEFAEAMEDAELILIPKSDFQELIFKNREVSGQFIKMLSNDLSQREHELMEMAYNTVRKRTADSLIKLYETYPESDQKVTIDISRADLAGMVGTATESVIRILSEFKKDHWIEINGSAISILEPEKIKKVRF, translated from the coding sequence ATGAATAAATATCAGATCTTAGTCATCGAGGATCAGGAAGATGTAAGAGAAAACATCGTCGAATTGCTGGAACTCTCCAACTATCAGGTAACATCAGCACCTAATGGGAAAGAAGGTGTGAAAAGTGCCTTAGCGTCTCCTCCACATCTTATTCTGTGTGACATCATGATGCCGGAGATGGATGGCTATGAAGTGCTCTATTTGATCTCAAAGAATCCAATGACAGCCTCACTTCCTTTTATATTTCTAACAGCAAAAGCTGAAAAAAGCGATTTCAGAAAGGGTATGAATATGGGAGCAGATGATTATATAACCAAGCCTTTTGAAGAAATGGAACTTTTAGGGGCCATAGAAAGAAGGTTGAAAAAGTACGACGAACTGTCAAAAGTATCTGAGGTAGATGAATTGATTCAACAAGCGGCTAAGTATCAAAACATTGAAGAACTTGAGGAAAAACGCAAGTCGCAGGTTTTTAAAAAGAAAGAGACTATTTACAGAGAAGGAGATCTGGGATCATTCGTCTATAAAATCAAAAAGGGCAAAGTAAAGACCTATCGAATCAATGAAGACGGAAAAGAATTTATACATGATGTGAAAAAACAAGGTGATTTTCTAGGAGAGCGAGCAATGATCCAAGATACCGCAAGAACAGAGTTTGCTGAAGCTATGGAAGATGCTGAGCTCATTCTAATTCCAAAAAGTGATTTTCAAGAGCTTATTTTCAAGAACAGAGAAGTATCAGGTCAGTTTATAAAGATGCTTTCAAATGATCTTTCTCAACGTGAGCATGAGTTAATGGAAATGGCTTACAATACCGTGAGAAAGCGAACCGCAGATTCACTAATCAAGCTTTATGAAACCTATCCAGAATCAGATCAAAAAGTTACCATTGATATTTCAAGAGCTGATTTGGCAGGGATGGTAGGAACCGCTACTGAATCTGTAATCAGAATTCTATCTGAGTTCAAGAAAGATCATTGGATTGAGATCAACGGCAGTGCTATCTCTATCCTCGAACCTGAAAAAATTAAGAAAGTAAGATTCTGA
- a CDS encoding ester cyclase, producing the protein MNKTKSAIEFYRMAYMGEPRKAVELYVGDQYIQHNPDVEDGPEGFIEYFERMKKEYPNKEIEFLRSVEEEDLVALHTHQTWPGNDQYVTMDFFRFDDNGRIVEHWDSIQQVPGTSAHNNSMF; encoded by the coding sequence ATGAATAAAACTAAATCTGCAATCGAATTTTATCGCATGGCGTACATGGGTGAGCCCAGGAAAGCAGTTGAGCTTTACGTGGGAGATCAATACATTCAACATAATCCTGATGTAGAGGATGGTCCGGAGGGCTTTATCGAATATTTTGAAAGAATGAAAAAAGAATATCCTAATAAGGAAATTGAATTTCTAAGATCAGTTGAAGAGGAAGACCTTGTTGCCTTGCACACACATCAAACCTGGCCTGGAAACGACCAATATGTGACGATGGACTTTTTCCGTTTCGATGATAATGGAAGAATAGTTGAGCATTGGGATTCCATTCAGCAAGTGCCTGGCACTTCTGCTCATAATAACAGTATGTTTTGA